DNA from Massilia antarctica:
GCGTTTTAAGAACAGATCCGGCTTTTCTTCATGCCATTTCTTGAGTGCCTGAACCGGCGTTTGATGGTTTAACGCGCGCTGAGGAATGTTGTGGTTGTAAATTTTGGCGTAATTGCGCAGCGTTGCTTCGAGCTCGGCTGCGCAACCAAACCGGGTTTGATTAACGATCTCACTGATGCGGCCATTGAAGCGCTCCACCATGCCGTTGGTTTGCGGGTGGCGTGGCGGAATGAGCCGGTGCTCAATCTTGAGCTGCTTGCAAAGGATGTCGAACACATGCTTGCCACTGGGTATCCGGTTGCCCTCGGCGTCTTTTTTCTTACTAGTAAAACGGTCTGTAAATTGACTGCCGTTATCGGTGAGCAGCTTGACGATCTTGACCGGACAGGCTGCCGTCACCTTCGCCAGGAAATCGACACTGCTGCTGTCGGTCTGATCGGCGTAGATGTCCATGTAGACCCAGCGCGTTGCACGGTCGATGGCAACGAACAAATAGCGACGCGCTGTTTCGTCCGGCATCTGCGGCAAGTACTTGATATCTATGTGTAAAAAGCCCGGCTCGTAGTCCT
Protein-coding regions in this window:
- a CDS encoding IS481 family transposase yields the protein MTQALHSQARTTHLIREEIRTSTLSQAELARLYNVSRQTIRKWQDRDSPVDRSHCPLTLNTTLTPTQELIVVELRTTLLLPTDDLLAVTREFINPAVSRAGLGRCLRRHGVSDLRDLVALQEPEKPVEKKSFKDYEPGFLHIDIKYLPQMPDETARRYLFVAIDRATRWVYMDIYADQTDSSSVDFLAKVTAACPVKIVKLLTDNGSQFTDRFTSKKKDAEGNRIPSGKHVFDILCKQLKIEHRLIPPRHPQTNGMVERFNGRISEIVNQTRFGCAAELEATLRNYAKIYNHNIPQRALNHQTPVQALKKWHEEKPDLFLKRVYNQAGLDT